A window of Solanum stenotomum isolate F172 chromosome 3, ASM1918654v1, whole genome shotgun sequence contains these coding sequences:
- the LOC125861029 gene encoding glycine-rich protein 5-like isoform X1: protein MASKTKASLVTLFLSFNLLFFAIVTATNTDCAFCPYHPPGSGGSGGGGSGSGGGSGGGGSGSGGGGSGSGGGGGGGGGGRGGGGGGGGGGGGGGGGGGGGGGGGQVRCPRDALKLGVCANILNLVNVVVGSPPTLPCCSLIQGLANLEVAACLCTAIRANILGINLNVPLTLSLILNNCGMNNSGFTC from the coding sequence ATGGCTTCTAAAACTAAAGCCTCATTGGTTACCCTTTTCCTCTCCTTCAATCTCCTCTTCTTCGCCATAGTCACTGCAACTAATACTGATTGTGCCTTCTGTCCTTATCATCCTCCTGGTAGCGGTGGCAGTGGAGGTGGCGGTTCAGGCAGTGGAGGTGGAAGTGGAGGTGGTGGTTCGGGCAGTGGAGGTGGTGGTTCAGGCAGTGggggtggaggtggaggtggaggtggaggtcgAGGTggaggtgggggtgggggtggaggtggaggtggaggtggaggtgggggtgggggtggaggtggaggtggacAAGTAAGGTGTCCAAGAGATGCTTTGAAACTTGGTGTGTGTGCTAATATACTTAATTTGGTGAATGTAGTAGTGGGgtctccaccaactttgccatGCTGCAGTTTGATACAGGGACTGGCAAATCTAGAGGTGGCAGCTTGTTTGTGCACAGCCATAAGAGCAAACATACTGGGCATAAATCTGAATGTGCCACTCACTCTTAGCCTCATTCTCAACAACTGTGGAATGAATAATAGTGGCTTCACTTGCTAA
- the LOC125861029 gene encoding 14 kDa proline-rich protein DC2.15-like isoform X5, which produces MASKTKASLVTLFLSFNLLFFAIVTATNTDCAFCPYHPPGSGGSGGGGSGSGGGSGGGGSGSGGGGSGSGGGGGGGGGGGQVRCPRDALKLGVCANILNLVNVVVGSPPTLPCCSLIQGLANLEVAACLCTAIRANILGINLNVPLTLSLILNNCGMNNSGFTC; this is translated from the exons ATGGCTTCTAAAACTAAAGCCTCATTGGTTACCCTTTTCCTCTCCTTCAATCTCCTCTTCTTCGCCATAGTCACTGCAACTAATACTGATTGTGCCTTCTGTCCTTATCATCCTCCTGGTAGCGGTGGCAGTGGAGGTGGCGGTTCAGGCAGTGGAGGTGGAAGTGGAGGTGGTGGTTCGGGCAGTGGAGGTGGTGGTTCAGGCAGTGggggtggaggtggaggtggag gtggaggtggacAAGTAAGGTGTCCAAGAGATGCTTTGAAACTTGGTGTGTGTGCTAATATACTTAATTTGGTGAATGTAGTAGTGGGgtctccaccaactttgccatGCTGCAGTTTGATACAGGGACTGGCAAATCTAGAGGTGGCAGCTTGTTTGTGCACAGCCATAAGAGCAAACATACTGGGCATAAATCTGAATGTGCCACTCACTCTTAGCCTCATTCTCAACAACTGTGGAATGAATAATAGTGGCTTCACTTGCTAA
- the LOC125861029 gene encoding 14 kDa proline-rich protein DC2.15-like isoform X4, producing the protein MASKTKASLVTLFLSFNLLFFAIVTATNTDCAFCPYHPPGSGGSGGGGSGSGGGSGGGGSGSGGGGSGSGGGGGGGGGGGGGQVRCPRDALKLGVCANILNLVNVVVGSPPTLPCCSLIQGLANLEVAACLCTAIRANILGINLNVPLTLSLILNNCGMNNSGFTC; encoded by the exons ATGGCTTCTAAAACTAAAGCCTCATTGGTTACCCTTTTCCTCTCCTTCAATCTCCTCTTCTTCGCCATAGTCACTGCAACTAATACTGATTGTGCCTTCTGTCCTTATCATCCTCCTGGTAGCGGTGGCAGTGGAGGTGGCGGTTCAGGCAGTGGAGGTGGAAGTGGAGGTGGTGGTTCGGGCAGTGGAGGTGGTGGTTCAGGCAGTGggggtggaggtggaggtggaggtggag gtggaggtggacAAGTAAGGTGTCCAAGAGATGCTTTGAAACTTGGTGTGTGTGCTAATATACTTAATTTGGTGAATGTAGTAGTGGGgtctccaccaactttgccatGCTGCAGTTTGATACAGGGACTGGCAAATCTAGAGGTGGCAGCTTGTTTGTGCACAGCCATAAGAGCAAACATACTGGGCATAAATCTGAATGTGCCACTCACTCTTAGCCTCATTCTCAACAACTGTGGAATGAATAATAGTGGCTTCACTTGCTAA
- the LOC125861029 gene encoding 14 kDa proline-rich protein DC2.15-like isoform X3 has translation MASKTKASLVTLFLSFNLLFFAIVTATNTDCAFCPYHPPGSGGSGGGGSGSGGGSGGGGSGSGGGGSGSGGGGGGGGGGRGGGGQVRCPRDALKLGVCANILNLVNVVVGSPPTLPCCSLIQGLANLEVAACLCTAIRANILGINLNVPLTLSLILNNCGMNNSGFTC, from the exons ATGGCTTCTAAAACTAAAGCCTCATTGGTTACCCTTTTCCTCTCCTTCAATCTCCTCTTCTTCGCCATAGTCACTGCAACTAATACTGATTGTGCCTTCTGTCCTTATCATCCTCCTGGTAGCGGTGGCAGTGGAGGTGGCGGTTCAGGCAGTGGAGGTGGAAGTGGAGGTGGTGGTTCGGGCAGTGGAGGTGGTGGTTCAGGCAGTGggggtggaggtggaggtggaggtggaggtcgAG gtggaggtggacAAGTAAGGTGTCCAAGAGATGCTTTGAAACTTGGTGTGTGTGCTAATATACTTAATTTGGTGAATGTAGTAGTGGGgtctccaccaactttgccatGCTGCAGTTTGATACAGGGACTGGCAAATCTAGAGGTGGCAGCTTGTTTGTGCACAGCCATAAGAGCAAACATACTGGGCATAAATCTGAATGTGCCACTCACTCTTAGCCTCATTCTCAACAACTGTGGAATGAATAATAGTGGCTTCACTTGCTAA
- the LOC125861029 gene encoding 14 kDa proline-rich protein DC2.15-like isoform X2, with translation MASKTKASLVTLFLSFNLLFFAIVTATNTDCAFCPYHPPGSGGSGGGGSGSGGGSGGGGSGSGGGGSGSGGGGGGGGGGRGGGGGGQVRCPRDALKLGVCANILNLVNVVVGSPPTLPCCSLIQGLANLEVAACLCTAIRANILGINLNVPLTLSLILNNCGMNNSGFTC, from the exons ATGGCTTCTAAAACTAAAGCCTCATTGGTTACCCTTTTCCTCTCCTTCAATCTCCTCTTCTTCGCCATAGTCACTGCAACTAATACTGATTGTGCCTTCTGTCCTTATCATCCTCCTGGTAGCGGTGGCAGTGGAGGTGGCGGTTCAGGCAGTGGAGGTGGAAGTGGAGGTGGTGGTTCGGGCAGTGGAGGTGGTGGTTCAGGCAGTGggggtggaggtggaggtggaggtggaggtcgAGGTggag gtggaggtggacAAGTAAGGTGTCCAAGAGATGCTTTGAAACTTGGTGTGTGTGCTAATATACTTAATTTGGTGAATGTAGTAGTGGGgtctccaccaactttgccatGCTGCAGTTTGATACAGGGACTGGCAAATCTAGAGGTGGCAGCTTGTTTGTGCACAGCCATAAGAGCAAACATACTGGGCATAAATCTGAATGTGCCACTCACTCTTAGCCTCATTCTCAACAACTGTGGAATGAATAATAGTGGCTTCACTTGCTAA
- the LOC125861033 gene encoding 14 kDa proline-rich protein DC2.15-like, giving the protein MALKNQAASITLFLSLNLLFFALVTGTDNCGTCGNGGGGGGQGKCPIDALKLGVCANVLNLVNVVVGSPPTLPCCSLIQGLVDLEAAVCLCTAIRANVLGINLNIPLSLSLVLNNCGRNPPTGFTC; this is encoded by the coding sequence ATGGCTTTGAAAAATCAGGCCGCCTCAATTACCCTTTTCTTATCACTCAATCTCCTATTCTTTGCTCTTGTAACTGGAACAGATAATTGTGGCACTTGTGGAAATGGTGGTGGTGGGGGAGGACAAGGGAAGTGTCCAATTGATGCTTTGAAACTTGGGGTATGTGCTAATGTACTTAATTTGGTGAATGTAGTAGTCGGgtctccaccaactttgccatGCTGCAGTTTGATACAGGGACTGGTGGACCTAGAGGCCGCGGTTTGCTTGTGCACAGCCATAAGAGCAAATGTGTTGGGAATAAATTTGAATATACCACTCTCTCTAAGCCTCGTACTCAACAACTGTGGAAGGAATCCTCCTACTGGCTTCACTTGTTGA